CCGTACTCACGGTGAGGAGGGGCGCCGGGTGGCCGGGCCTGTGATCTTCGCCCCACGCGCGTGGCGTACGGTGCCGGTGTCAGCGACGACGAGGAGAAGGCGATGACGCACAAGGCGTTGGTCACGGGCATCGGCGGCCGGGAACCGAAGATCGACGGCGAGGCCTTCGTGGCCCCCACCGCCTCGGTGATCGGCGATGTGACGCTGGAGGCGGGGGCGAGCCTCTGGTACGGCGCCGTGGCCCGCGGCGACGTCGAGCGGATCTCCGTCGGCGCGCAGAGCAACATCCAGGACAACTGCACCCTGCACGCCGACCCGGGGTTCCCCGTCACGATCGGCCAGCGGGTGTCGGTGGGGCACAACGCGGTGGTGCACGGGGCGACGGTCGAGGACGACTGCCTGATCGGGATGGGCGCGACCGTGCTGAACGGCGCGGTGATCGGCGCGGGGTCGCTGGTGGCGGCACAGGCACTGGTCCCGCAGGGGATGCAGGTGCCGCCGGGTTCACTGGTGGCGGGCGTACCGGCGAAGGTGAGGCGTGAGCTGACGGAGGAAGAACGTCAGGGAGTCACACTGAACGGCACGCTGTACGCGGATCTGGCGAAGGCGCACAACGAAATCCACGGCTAGGCAACCCACCCAGGGGCGCGGGGCTGTATCGATCTGCGGCTACCGCCGCGTGGGCGCGACCAGCAACGCCGAACCCGCGCCCGAGGTCACTCAGAAGCCCCTACGGTCTCGGCCTCACGCACCGCGCTCTGCCCCTTCGCTGCCTTGCGCTTGAGCACCAGCATCGACGTGAGTCCGATCAGCACGGCGAGGACCAGGCCCAGCCACGAGAACCGCTTCAGCCACGACTCCGCGACGATGCCCACGTAGTAGATGACGGCCGTCGTACCGCCCGCCCAGAGGATGCCGCCGAGAACGTTGGCGATCAGGAACTTCCAGTACGGCATCCGCAGCACACCCGCCAGCGGCCCCGCGAAGATCCGCAGCAGGGCGACGAACCGGCCGAAGAAGACGGCCCACATGCCCCACTTCTCGAAGGACCGCTCCGCCGTGGCGATGTGCCCCTCGCTGAAGTGCCGGGGGAACTTCCTGCCCAGCCAGGCGAGCAGCGGCCGGCCGCCCTTGCGGCCGATCGCGTAGCCGATCGAGTCGCCGATGATCGCTCCCGCACTGGCGCAGGCGCCGAGGATGAACGGGTTGATCTCACCGTGCTGGGAGGCGAGCAGCGCGGACGAGACGAGGATGATCTCGCCCGGCAGCGGAATGCCCAGGCTCTCCAGGCCGATGACCAGGCCCACCAGCAGATAGATGCTGACCGCGGGTACGGTCTCGAGCCATTCCTGGACGTGCACGGCCGTTCCTCCCGTTGTCCTGTGCTTCCGGCGCACGCTCCTCACGAGCGTGCGCCGGGGCAGCCTACCCGTTGAGTGTGACGGTGGCGGAGTCCCACAGGTTGCACCGGTGCTCAGCGTGCACGGTCGCGCTCAAGGCGTTACCGCCGGCGGAGGCGGTCCGCAGCGAGAGCACCGACCCCGTCCCGCGCGGCATCGAGGGCTGCCCGTCCGCCCGCGGCGCTCCACCGCGGATGAAGGAACCCCAGTACTGGACCATCTGCCGCGCCAGCACCTTCTGCTCATTGTTCAGCGGGGACCGGAGGCCGAAGTGCTTGAAGAGGTACTGCACCTCGTTGACATGGGTCGCCCCGAAGTCGAAGTCGGTGCCCAGGTTGCGCAGTGAGGCGAACGGCGGGGAGGTGCGGTCGGCGAACTCGTACCCGTAGACCGGTCCGCGCCCGGCGAGCGCGCCGTCGAGCCGTAGCGCGCTGCACGCGAAGAGTGCGTCGCCGAGGGCCGTGGCATAGCCGATCGTGGGCGTCGGGTAGGCCGTGACCGGGTAGTGCCGGAGTGCCTCCTCGCCGAATTCCTCCCGCATGACCGTCGGATACCGCTCTTCCGTGAGGGGGGTCCCGCCGAGGTCGAAGCGGGCGAAGGCGAAGAGCCGGCCCTCGTCCTGGTTCGCCCCGTTCATCACCGGTACCCCGGCGGCGGCACCCCGGGCGAAGGCGTCCGACGGCTGGGTGGGCAGGAAGCGTCCACCGGCCACCGGACCCCAGTCGAACTCCCCCTGTGCGGCGAGGACTTCGGCGGCGGACTTGCCGCGCAGACAGGCGACCGTCTCGCACCCGAGCTGCCGCGCGAACGCGGCTCCCTGGGTCACGGCCGCCTCCCGCGTCCGGGCGGCGCAGTCGTCGTACGCCCCGCTCTCGATGATGCCCGCCCGGAACAGACCCTTCGCCGTGGGTGAGGCGAGCTGGGTACAGACCGAGCGGCCGCCCGCGGACTCACCGGCGATGGTGACCCGGCCCGGGTCGCCGCCGAAGCGGCCGATGTTGGCGCGCACCCAGCGCAGCGCCGCCTGCTGGTCGAGCATGCCGAAGTTGCCGGAGACCCCGTCGCGGGCCTCGTCGTCGAGACCTGCGGCGGCGAGGAACCCCATCGCTCCCAGACGGTAGTTCACGGTGACCACGACCGTGCCGGTCTGCCGGGCGAAGGTGTCGGGGACGATGTCCTGCCCGGCCCCGGCGGTGAGCCCGCCGCCGTGGAACCAGACCATGACCGAACGGCCTCCGGCGCCCTCGGGGACGTACACATTGAGGTCGAGGCAGTCCTCGGTGTGCGAGGGCTGTTCGTACCCCGGGTCCCAACTCGTCGCCTGGACACACTTGTTGCCGAAGTCCTGTGCGGTACGCACCCCCTGCCACGGCCGGACCGCTCTCGGTTCCTTCCAGCGGAGCTCGCCGACGGGCGGCTCGGCGTACGGGATGCCGAGGAACTGCCGCCCCTCGGCGGTGACTTCACCCCGCACCAGACCTGCTTGGGTACGGACGACGGGGTCGGGCGAGCCGACCGCCTGAGCGGGCGCGGGCGCCATGAGCGCGGCCACGAGTGCCGTCAGGGCGGCGGTGATCACCCCGCCCAGCTGACGCGGGGCCGATCGTCTGGAGACGGTGCCGGTCATGAGCCGTCACTCCTTCGGTGTGCGGGCACGACGTTGTGAACACATCCGGTGAGAAACGCCAGGGGCGCGGCGGGAAAACTATGACCCTTGGTGACTCGTGTCAATGAGGTGAACAAGAGACGGCCGGATGCCGACAAGAACTGAAGAAGGGGGCCGCCTCGACGAGGCGGCCCCCGGGTCAGTGAAGGAGGGATCCGACCGCGGTGACGACGGTTTCCGCGACCGGCACGTCCTGGCGGGCGCCCGGGTCCTCGGGTTCGTCCCGGTGGTCGACCTGGGCCGCGCTTGGCTCGTAGTCCCCCGCCTCGCCCGGAGCGTGGTCGTCGGGCTCCTCGGGGCGCAGCGGCGCGGCGGTGGGTGACGGCGAGGCGGTGTCCGGGAGTCGGCGATCCCCGTCCTCCTCCTCGCCCTTCTCCTTCGTCCCGCCCTTCTCCGTCTTCTCCTTCTTGTCGTCCTTCTCTTCCGTCCCGTCCTTCTGCCGCGTCTCCGCGGTGGGTCTGTCCGCCGTCTCGAACAGCCATCCCTGGTCCGCGGAGCCGTCGCGCTCGACCACTACGACATCGAGGTCCTTGTCGGGTGCGACGACCAGCCCCTTGCCCCAGCGGAGCAGGAGTTCACCGCGGACGGTGAGGTCGTACTGGATCTCACCGGAGTGCACCAGGCATCCGGCGAGAGCGACCGAACCCTCGCCGGTGTCGGCGCCGAGGCAGAGCGCGGGATCGGCGAGGCTGCGCAGCAGACCGTCGTCCTGGTACGACCACTGCTGGGACAACGCCGAGGAGCAGGCCGCCAGCACCGTCGCGGAGCCCGTCTCGGCCTTGTTCCCACGGATGTCGAGGCAGAGGTCGGCGGCGCGGCTGCGGAGTCTGCCCTGGCCGATCTCCACGGGGTCACTCGCGGAGGCGGCCGACGGGGAGCCGTCGGACGAGGGCGCCGAGTCGGGGCTGGGCACGACGTCGTTGCCGCTGGGTGCGCCCCAGGTGACGCCGGGATCGGGGACACCGTTGTCATCGGACCAGCCCTTGGTGACGAGGACGGTCGCGAGCAGGGCGAAGGAGGTCAGGCCCACGACCATCACCGCCTTGGTGTGCCGTCTCGGTGCGGCGACACGTGTGGGCCGGTGCCGGCCGCCGCGCGGACGGACGGTCGGCGCCTGGCTCGAACCGCCGCGGCCGGGCCGGGAGTCGAGATAGCGCCTGGCGCCCCAGCCGAGCACGGTCTCGGCGAGCAGCGCCTCGAGGCCGCCCTCGAAATGGCTGAGCTGTTCGGCGGCATGCCGGCAGTGGCGGCACGCCATCAGATGCTGCTGCACATCGGGGAGCAGGGCGCCACCACGGCGAATCGGGACGTCGAGGAGGCGGTTGTAGAAACCGCAGTCCTTGGAGGGCGCGAGTTCCCGGTGGGCTCGTACACAGCCTTCCCGGAATTGCTCGCGCGCCCGTTCCAGCCCGTCCGCCGCCTGGGGGATGTCGATCCCCAGCAGACCGGCCGGTACGGATATGTGCTCGGCCTCGACCTCGACATGCCACAACAGGCATTGCGAGGCACCAGGAAGGGCCTGGAATGCGCGCTCGGCGAGCTGTCGCCTTTCGGGGGTGGCGCCCCGTGCGGCGCGCAGTCCGCGGCCGCCGGTCGTTTTGCCCAGCTCCGGCAGCGCCGCGGAAATGCGATCCTGTGCGGCCCACTCCTTCACCGTGTCCCGTACGGCGGCCAGGAGTTGGGGCCGCACCGCGCCCCCGCCCGCCCGTCCGAGCACCCGGTGGAACGCCGCGGCGGCCACCAGCTCCGCCGAACCGGACGAGGAGGCCAGACAGATGACGGCGTAGTCATGAGTGGCCCGCCAGTGCCGGGCCATCAGCAGTGCGACAGCTCGGTCACCGCCCTCGGCACCGCCCAATTGGGCGACGAGATTTCGGTCGCTCTCCCCCGGAGTCGCTCCGGGTCGCGGCGGATAGGGGGGCCTTGGGGGGTATGGGGATTGCACTGAACCATTTCCTTCCAAGCCGCAGGACGGCATGGCTATTGCGCGTCCACCGGAAAGCAGGTGCGTGATTGGTGCATACCTATGTGACGTCAGGTACGGTGCGGTCATTCGGGGCGGTCACTTTCGCACACGTGAATCACAGGAAACAAGAAGTTCGAGTGACCAAAGTTCAAAACGCAGCGAATTCAGATAAGTTACCGGCGGTATCCGCACCCGCATTCGAAGTCCCGACCGGGCCGGCGCCAAGTTGTGTGTAACCAAAGACAGTTGGCACACGAAATCTCCAACTTTCGCCGCCCCGGGCCCGACACACAGCGCGCTCCCAGCTTTCTCCCCGGAAGCTCTCATCCCCGTCGGCCAGCATGGGCCGCATGATCGACCCCCACCACCCCGCCGACCCCGCGGCCCCCACCCACGGCCGCCCCGTACGCAAAGCGGTCATCCCGGCCGCCGGGCTCGGCACGCGCTTCCTGCCCGCGACCAAGGCGACGCCGAAGGAGATGCTGCCGGTCGTCGACAAGCCGGCCATCCAGTACGTCGTGGAGGAGGCGGCCGCGGCCGGTCTCGACGACGTGCTGATGATCACCGGTCGCCACAAGCGGGCCATCGAGGACCACTTCGACCACGCCTTCGAGCTGGAACAGGCCCTCGCGGCGAAGGGCGACACCGTCCGCCTCGACGCCGTGCGCGACCCGGCCCGCCTCGCCGGCATCCACCACATCCGCCAGGGCGAACCCCTCGGCCTCGGCCACGCGGTGCTGTGCGCCCGTCGCCACGTCGGCGCCGAGCCGTTCGCCGTCCTGCTCGGCGACGACCTCATCGACCCGCGCGAGACACTGCTCAGCCGGATGCTCGACGTCCGCGACAAGCACGGCGGGAGCGTCGTCGCGCTGATGGAGGTACCCCGCGAACAGATCCCTCTCTACGGCTGCGCCGCCGTGGAAAGGACGGGCGACGACGACGTCGTCCGCGTGACCGGGCTCGTGGAGAAGCCGTCGCCCGAGAACGCGCCCAGCACCTACGCGGTCATCGGCCGCTATGTCCTCGACCCCGCGGTCTTCGCCGCCCTGGAGCGCACCCCGCCCGGCCGCGGCGGCGAGATCCAACTGACCGACGCCCTCCAGGAACTCGCCGTGGGCGGCACCGTGCACGGGGTCGTCTTCGAGGGGCTGCGCTACGACACCGGCGACAAGGCGGACTACCTGCGCACGGTGGTCCGGCTGGCCTGCGACCGGCCCGATCTGGGACCCGAATTCCTCGCCTGGCTCAAGGAGTTCGTCACGGCGGCCGAGAACGGCGCAACCGGACATCGGCGGTTCGCGGCCTGATCACACACCAGGGCCCCGACCGACGGCCGGGGCCGTGCCGGGAACGCGTGGCTCAGCCGTTGGGACGCAGGGTCCAGACCACGGTCATCTCACCGGTCACCGCCCCGTCGGCACGGCGGATCTCGATCGTCACCGGGAACTCGGGGCGCTCCCCCGCGTCCAGCTCGGCGACCACGTCGGCGGCGGGGCGGCCCAGGGTCGCGGTGGCGGTGACGGCGCCCATCGCGAGCTTCTTGTACGCGATCTCCGCCTTGACGGCGAGCGGCACGGCTCGCGAGAGCTGGTCCCCGAACGCGGCGAGGACGATGGAGCCGCTGGCGGTCTCGCCGAGCGTGAACATGGCGCCGGCGTGCGGGCCGCCCACGTGGTTGTGGTACTCGCCCTGGTCCGGCAGGGACACCACGGCCCTCTCCGGCGTGGTCTCCAGGAACTCGAGATTCAGGGTCCGGGCCATGGGCACGGTGGCGGACAGCATCTCGCCGATCGACATCTGGTCTGCGCTCATGACCGGCATGTTACCCACGAGTAGCCTCGAATGACCAGGTCGGTGTGATGATCGTCGTATCCTTGCCGCCCATGTGGCCAGGAGAGCGACCGCCGGGGGGCGGAACGAATCCGCAGCAGGACGCGAACCCCTATCAGCAGCCGGGATATCAGCAACCCAACCCGTACACCGCGCAACCGCCGCCCGCGCCGGACGACGGGAACCGGCGTACGAGAACCGTCGCCCTCGCCGCGACCGCGGCCGTCGTGATCGCCGCCCTGGTGACCGGCGCCGTGCTCCTCGGGGGCGGCAGCGACGACGAGACGGCACCGGACCCGGCGCGCTCCTCGGCCTCGCCGACCGCGTCCGACGGCCGGAAGCCGACCGTGGACGGCTGGAAGGCCGTGGTCAACACGGACCTCGGTGTCGCCTTCGACGTTCCGGCGGACTGGGCGCTGGAGTCGAGGGACTGGGTGTCCTACGTCGCGGAGGACGACGATCCCGACGAGACACCGCTGGTGGCCATGAAGGGCCCCGCCGTCCTCAAGGCGCAGTGGTGCACCTCGGACGACGACAAGGACGGCAGGACCGACGACACCCCGTTGGCGAGCGCCGGATCACGGGGCAACAACGGCGCGCGGAGCACCGAGGAGATCGCCCGCGCCGACTCCGCGGCCTGGGTCTACGGCATGTACACCCAGCCGGACAGGAAGAAGGTGACCACCGCTCCCGCCGCCTCCTTCACCACCGCGTCGGGCCTGACCGGCAGCGTCGCCACGTCGGAGTCCGCCGGGGTCGAGCGGCAGGACAAGTGCGACACGGACGGCAAGGCGACGACCTTCGCCTTCAAGAACGCCGAGGGTGACTTCGCGTCGTGGTCGTTCTTCGGCGCCGCGGGCGTCGACGAGGAGGTTCCGCAGGTCACGGTCGAGAAGATCTTGAGCACGGTACGCGTGTTCACGCCCGAGGAGTCCTGACTTGCTACGTCCCTGACAAGGGGCGGTGACCGAATCGATGCACGGACGCCACTAAGGTGACTGCCCATGTGGCCAGGACAGCAGCCGCCCGGGGGCGAGCAGAACCCGCAGGACCAGAACAACCCGTACCAGCAGCCGGGGTACCAGCAACCCAATCCGTACCAACAGCCCGGCTATCAGCAGGCCAACCCCTACGGGCAGCAGACCCAGTGGGACACGCCCCAGCCGCCGCAGCCCGGAGGTCCGGGTGGCGGCGGTGGCAACCGTACGAAGATCACGGCGATCGTGGCCGCCCTGGCCGTCGTCGTGGCCGCCGGTGTGACCGGCTTCCTCGTCCTCGGCGGTGACAAGGACGACGAGGCGGGCGGCGGCTCGGACAAGCAGACCGGCCAGAGCGCGCCGCCGTCGAAGTCCGCCTCGACCGATCCGTCCGAGTCGTCCTCCGGCTCGGACGACAACCCGCGCGGCGGCGAGGAGGAGAAGGCGACGATCGACGGCTGGAAGGTCGTCATCAACCCCAAGTGGGGCACGGCCTTCGACGTCCCGGCGGACTGGAAGGTCGAGTCGCCGGGCATGCTCATCGGCTTCGAGGAGGACGACGCCAAGGCCGGCGACAAGCCCATCATCACCATGTCGGCACCGGCGTACCTCAAGGAACAGTGGTGCACCTCCGACGACGACAAGAACGGTGACAAGGACGAGACCGCCCTCGCCACCGCGGGCACCAAGGGCGCGAACGGCGCCAAGAGCACCGACGAGGTGGCCGTCAACCAGGTCGCGTGGTGGGTGTACGGCGGCTACACGCAGCCGGACAAGAAGAGCATCACGTTCGACGAGAAGGCGAAGGCGTTCACGACGACGTCGGGCGTCAAGGGCAGCGTCGCCTGGGCCCGTTCGAAGAACACGCCCCAAAAGGGCAAGTGCGCGAGCGACGGCAAGGCGGTCACGTTCGGGTTCAAGAACTCCGCCGGTGACTTCGTGGCGTTCAGTCTGTACGGGGCCACGGGTGTCGACGACGAGCTCCCGGACGCGACGATCACGAAGATCCTGAGCACGGTCCGGCTGCACGGCGAGCCGACGGGCTGAGCCCCCGGGGAGGCCGCCGCTTCGCGGATGCGTGGAGCACCGGCCTCCCCGCCCCCCTGGGGTGATCGGCCATGCGGCCAGAACAGCGGCCGCCCGGGGGCGAGCAGACCCCGTACCAGCAGCCCACCCCGTCCACGGGCTGACCGGCAGGCCGTCGGCCGGGAATGCGTTTGGCAAGCCGGGTTCGGACCGGGGATAGTCGGCCGGTGACCTCCGCCGACGCCCCGATACGCCGCCGCAGACCCGACTGGGCCGGCCGCAACTACAGTCTGCTGACCGCCTCGGCGGTCGTCACCGGCCTCGGCAGCCACGGCGCGCTGATCGCCGCCGCGTTCGCCGTCCTGGAGACCGGAGGCGACGGCGGGGACGTGGGACTCGTGGCCGCCGCGCGGACGCTGCCGCTGGTGGTGTTCCTGCTGATCGGCGGCGCGATCGCGGACCGGCTCCCCCGGCACCGGGTGATGGTCGCGGCGAACGCCCTCAACTGTGTGTCGCAGGGTGTCTTCGCGGTGCTCGTCCTCGCCGGGGATCCGCAGCTGTGGCAGATGATGCTGCTCACCGCGCTGGGCGGCACCGGTCAGGCGTTCCTCAGCCCGGCGGCCGAGGGCATGCTGATGTCCTCGGTCTCCGGCGAGCAGGCGAGCCGGGCCTTCGCGGTGTTCCGGATGGCGATGCAGGGGGCGACCGTCGGCGGGGCCGCGCTGGGCGGCGCGATGGTCGCCGCGATCGGCCCGGGCTGGGTGCTGGCGGCGGACGCGGCGGCGTTCGCGGTGGCCGGAGCCCTGCGCGCCTTCCTCGACGTGAGCCATATCGCGCCACGCGTGCCGGGCGGCGGCCTGCTCGCAGACCTGCGGGAGGGCTGGCGGGAGTTCAGCGGCCGGCCGTGGCTGTGGGGCATCGTCGTGCAGTTCTCGATCGCGAACGCGGTCGTGGCCGCCGCCGACGCGGTCTACGGCCCGCTGGTCGCCCGCGACCATCTGGGCGGGGCGGGCCCCTGGGGTCTGGCCCTGGGCTTCTTCGGCGCGGGCACGGTCGCCGGCGCCCTGCTGATGACCCGCTGGAAGCCACGCCGCCTGCTGCTCTGGGGCACCCTCGGCGTCTTCCCCCTGGCCCTCCCCTCGGCCGCCCTCGCGGTGCCCACGTCGGCCGGGGTCCTGTGCGCGGTGATGTTCCTGACCGGCGTGACGGTGGAGGTCTTCGGGGTGAGCTGGATGACCGCCCTCCATCAGGAGATCCCGGAGGACAAGCTCTCCCGGGTCTCGGCCTACGACTGGTTCGGCTCCGTCGCGATGGTGCCGCTGGCGACCGCGCTGGCCGGTCCGGCGGAGTCGGCCTTCGGCCGCTCCCACGCGCTGTGGGGCTGTGCGGCGCTGGTCGTGGTGGTGACCGCGGCGGTGCTGTGCGTACCGGACGTGCGCAACCTCAGACGGCGGAGCAAGCCGGTGGCGCGGTCCGCCGCGGTCGGCTCAGCCGATGCCGAACGCCCCGTCGGGGGGCTCGGGTGACGGCACGGCGTCCTCGTCCCGCACGGGCCGCGCACCGCCGGTGAAGTCCCGCAGGTCGGCCCCGTGCCGGACCCGGGCGGGGAAGGCGTCGGAGGCGGTGAGCCGGGCGAGCGCGGCCGTGTCGAAGGGCTCCCGGGCGGCGACCACCACGGCGTTCCCGAACCGCCGGCCCCGCAGCACCCCCGGCTCGGCGATCAGCGCGAGCTCCGGGAACACCGTGCCCAGGGTGGCGAGTTGGGAGCGCAGGAAGGCGAAGGGCGCCGCGTCGGCGAGGTTGGCCAGATAGACGCCGCCGTCGCGCAGCACCCGGCCGGCCTCCCGGGCGTACCCGAGGGAGGTGAGGTGCGCGGGCACCCGCGAGCCTCCGAAGACATCGGCGACCAGCACGTCCGCGGAGTCGGCCGGAGCCGCCTCCAGCCACGCCCGCGCGTCGGCGCCGTGCAGGGCGATCGAGGCCCCGTCGGGCAAGGGCAGATGCTCCACGACCAACCGCAGCAGCTCCTGATCGGCCTCCACGACGTCCTGCCGGGACCCGGGCCGGGTGGCGGCGAGGTAGCGCGGCAGCGTCAGCGCCCCGCCCCCGAGGTGCAGCACGTCCAGGGGCCGCCCCGCCTCCGCGACGGTGTCCAGCACATGCCCGAGCCGACGGGCGTACTCGAACTCCAGATGCGTCGGCTCGTCCAGATCGACGTACGACTGGGGCGCCCCGTCGACGGTGAGCAGCCAGGCCCGCGCACGATCGACGTCGGGCATGAGCTTGGCGAACCCGTGATCGACAACACGGGCGACGGGGATGGGCTCGGTCACCCGGTCATTGTGCCGGTGACCCTGCTGTCCAGGGGCGGCGGGGGCGCGCCCCCGAAGGGGCGCGGGGAACCGCGCGACCGGCCACGCCGGCCCCGCGGTCCCCCACACATCAGCCGCCCTCACACGACGGCTGTCACGGTCCCCGCACCGACGGTCCGACCACCCTCACGGATGGCGAATCCGAGCCCGGGCTCCAGCGGCACGTCCCGCCCCAGCTCGACGGTCATGCTGACCGTCTCCCCGGGCCGGGCGACCGCCACCTCACCCAGGTCGACGTCGCCGACCACATCCGCCGTACGGATGTAGAACTGCGGCCGATACCCCGTCGACACCGGCGTCGTGCGGCCTCCCTCACGAGCGGACAGCACATACACCTGCGCCGAGAACCGCCGTCGCGGCTCCACGCTGCCCGGCGCGGCCACCACATGCCCACGCCGTACGGCGTCCCGGGGAACGCCGCGCAGGAGCAACGCCACGTTGTCCCCGGCCTGTGCCTCGTCCATGGGCTTGCCGAAGGTCTCCACCCCGGTGACCACCGTGTCCACGGCGGCCCCGAGCACGTCGACCCGGTCGCCCACCCGGACCGTGCCCCGCTCCACCGCACCGGTGACGACCGTGCCGCGGCCGGTGATGGTGAGCACGTTCTCCACCGGCAACAGGAACGGCGCGTCCAAGTACCGCTCCGGCATGGGCACATACGTGTCCACCGCGTCGAGCAGCGCGTCGATGGACGCCGTCCACCGCGGGTCGCCCTCCAGCGCCTTGAGCCCGGAGACCCGTACGACAGGCACCGCGTCGCCGCCGTACCCGTGTGTGGTGAGCAGGTCGCGGACCTCCAGCTCGACGAGTTCCACGAGCTCGTCGTCCGCCGCGTCGGCCTTGTTCAGGGCGACGACCACGTGGTCCACGCCCACCTGCCGGGCGAGCAGCACGTGTTCGGCGGTCTGCGGCATGATCCCGTCGAGCGCGGAGACGACGAGGATCGCCCCGTCGAGCTGCGCGGCGCCGGTGACCATGTTCTTGACGTAGTCGGCGTGGCCCGGCATGTCCACGTGCGCGTAGTGCCGGGTGTCGGTCTCGTACTCGACGTGCGCGATGTTGATGGTGATGCCGCGCGCGGCCTCCTCCGGAGCCCGGTCGATGCGGTCGAACGGGACGAAGGTGCCGGTGCCGCGGTCGGCGAGGACCTTGGTGATGGCGGCGGTCAGGGTGGTCTTGCCGTGGTCGACGTGGCCCATGGTGCCGATGTTGAGATGCGGTTTGGTGCGCACGTATGCCGTCTTGGGCATGGCGATTCCTCGAAGCCTCTTCGTTGGTGACGGGGACCCCGGGGAACTGGCCGACCCTCCCCCTGCGGGGTCCGCCGGACAATCCGGAGAGGGTCAGCTTCGGGCGCCGTCGACAGCGGCCAGGAAGATTTCAACGGCAGCCTTCGGTGCATCCGCGACTGCGGATGCTGCGAAGAGGAAGGCGTGCCGGAACATGAGGCCGATCATTGCCGACACCCCGCCCGGAGTCGAATGGTTTTTCGAGCTACGGGATGTCAGGCGCCGATGTTCTTGAGGGCTTCCCGCACCGACAGCGGCGCGAAGCGGCCCTTCTCCCGGGCGAGGAAGGCCCGTACGGCCTCCGGGTCGGTCTTGGCGTACTCGCGCAGCGCCCAGCCGATCGCCTTGCGGATGAAGAAGTCGGGGTGCCCGGACTGGCGCAGGCAGTAGGTGAACAGGCGGTCGGCGTCGGTGTGTTCTTTGTAACGCAGTTGGTGGAGCAGGGCGGTGCGGGCGATCCACAGGTCGTCGTCCACGATCCAGGCGTCCATGTCGGCCGCGAGTTTCGGGTCGGCGGTCACCATCGCGCCGACGACGTGCGCAGCGAGCAGGTCGACGGTGTCCCACCAGGGGACCGTCGAGACGAGGTGCCGGGCCACCGGCAGGAAGCCGGACGGGAGCACGCG
Above is a window of Streptomyces sp. NBC_00490 DNA encoding:
- a CDS encoding DNA alkylation repair protein encodes the protein MSVTGVGSPSLPHSTLADTVLERLTAVYGGAADPERAEPMRAYMKDVAPFLGLTTPVRRSLSRTVLEGTPRPDEADCTAIALRCWELPEREYQYFAVDYLRRHARVLPSGFLPVARHLVSTVPWWDTVDLLAAHVVGAMVTADPKLAADMDAWIVDDDLWIARTALLHQLRYKEHTDADRLFTYCLRQSGHPDFFIRKAIGWALREYAKTDPEAVRAFLAREKGRFAPLSVREALKNIGA
- a CDS encoding spermidine synthase; translated protein: MTEPIPVARVVDHGFAKLMPDVDRARAWLLTVDGAPQSYVDLDEPTHLEFEYARRLGHVLDTVAEAGRPLDVLHLGGGALTLPRYLAATRPGSRQDVVEADQELLRLVVEHLPLPDGASIALHGADARAWLEAAPADSADVLVADVFGGSRVPAHLTSLGYAREAGRVLRDGGVYLANLADAAPFAFLRSQLATLGTVFPELALIAEPGVLRGRRFGNAVVVAAREPFDTAALARLTASDAFPARVRHGADLRDFTGGARPVRDEDAVPSPEPPDGAFGIG
- the tuf gene encoding elongation factor Tu — translated: MPKTAYVRTKPHLNIGTMGHVDHGKTTLTAAITKVLADRGTGTFVPFDRIDRAPEEAARGITINIAHVEYETDTRHYAHVDMPGHADYVKNMVTGAAQLDGAILVVSALDGIMPQTAEHVLLARQVGVDHVVVALNKADAADDELVELVELEVRDLLTTHGYGGDAVPVVRVSGLKALEGDPRWTASIDALLDAVDTYVPMPERYLDAPFLLPVENVLTITGRGTVVTGAVERGTVRVGDRVDVLGAAVDTVVTGVETFGKPMDEAQAGDNVALLLRGVPRDAVRRGHVVAAPGSVEPRRRFSAQVYVLSAREGGRTTPVSTGYRPQFYIRTADVVGDVDLGEVAVARPGETVSMTVELGRDVPLEPGLGFAIREGGRTVGAGTVTAVV